The following proteins are encoded in a genomic region of Triticum dicoccoides isolate Atlit2015 ecotype Zavitan chromosome 1B, WEW_v2.0, whole genome shotgun sequence:
- the LOC119326125 gene encoding starch synthase 3, chloroplastic/amyloplastic-like gives MEMSLWPRSPLCPRSRQPLVVVRPAGRGGLTQPFLMNGRFTRSRTLRCMVASSDPPNRKSRRMVPPQVKVISSRGYTTRLIVEPSNENTEHNNRDEETLDTYNALLSTETAEWTDNREAETAKADSSQNALSSSIIGEVDVADEDILAADLTVNSLSSVMKTEVDAADKARVKEDVFELDLPATTLRSVIVDVMDHDGTVQETLRSVIVDVMDDAADKARVEEDVFELDLSGNISSSATTVELDAVDEVGPVQDTFEATSSGNVSNSTTVREVDAIDEAGNDQDIFRADLSGNVFSSITTVEVGAVDEAGSIKDRFETDSSGNVSTSATMWDAIDETVADQETFEADLSGNASSCATYREVDDVVDETRSEEETFAMDLLASDSGHEKHMAVDYVGEATDEEEIYQQQYPVLSPFSMWDKAIAKTGVSLNPEMRLVRVQEQDKVNFSDKKDLSIDDLPGQNQSIIGSYKQDKSVADVAEPTQSIFGSSKQHRSIVAFPKQNQSIVGVPKQKQSIVGFRSQDLSTVSLPKQNVPIVGTSREGQTKHVPVVDRQDALYVNGLEAKEGDHTSEKTDEDALHVNFNVDNVLQKHQANRTQAMETTTWKKVDEEHLHITEHQIGGAEGQMVVNEDELSITEIGMRRGDKIQHVLSEEELSCSEDEVQLIVDDRQYEVDETSVSINVEQDIQGSPQDVVDPQALRVMLQELAEKNYSMRNKLFVFPEVVKADSVIDLYLNRDLTALANEPDVVIKGAFNGWKWRLFTERLHKSDLGGVWWSCKLYIPKEAYRLDFVFFNGRTVYENNGNNDFCIGIEGTMNEDLFEDFLVKEKQRELEKLAMEEAERRTQTEEQRRRKEARAADEAVRAQAKAEIEIKKKKLQSMLSLARTCVDNLWYIEASTDTRGDTIRLYYNRNSRPLAHSTEIWMHGGYNNWTDGLSIVESFVKCNDKDGDWWYADVIPPEKALVLDWVFADGPAGNARNYDNNARQDFHAILPNNNVTEEGFWAQEEQNIYTRLLQERREKEETMKRKAERSANIKAEMKAKTMRRFLLSQKHIVYTEPLEIRAGTTVDVLYNPSNTVLNGKSEVWFRCSFNLWMHPSGALPPQKMVKSGDGPLLKATVDVPPDAYMMDFVFSEWEEDGIYDNRNGMDYHIPVSDSIETENYMRIIHIAVEMAPVAKVGGLGDVVTSLSRAVQDLGHTVEVILPKYDCLNQSSVKDLHLYQSFSWGGTEIKVWVGRVEDLTVYFLEPQNGMFGVGCVYGRNDDRRFGFFCHSALEFILQNEFSPHIIHCHDWSSAPVAWLYKEHYSQSRMASTRVVFTIHNLEFGAHYIGKAMTYCDKATTVSPTYSRDVAGHGAIAPHREKFYGILNGIDPDIWDPYTDNFIPVPYTCENVVEGKRAAKRALQQKFGLQQTDVPIVGIITRLTAQKGIHLIKHAIHRTLESNGQVVLLGSAPDHRIQGDFCRLADALHGVYHGRVKLVLTYDEPLSHLIYAGSDFIIVPSIFEPCGLTQLVAMRYGSIPIVRKTGGLHDTVFDVDNDKDRARSLGLEPNGFSFDGADSNGVDYALNRAIGAWFDARDWFHSLCKRVMEQDWSWNRPALDYIELYHAARKF, from the exons ATCCTCCTAATAGGAAATCAAGAAGGATGGTACCACCTCAGGTTAAAGTCATTTCTTCTAGAGGATATACGACAAGACTCATTGTTGAACCAAGCAACGAGAATACAGAACACAATAATCGGGATGAAGAAACTCTTGATACATACAATGCGCTATTAAGTACCGAGACAGCAGAATGGACAGATAATAGAGAAGCCGAGACTGCTAAAGCGGACTCGTCGCAAAATGCTTTAAGCAGTTCTATAATTGGGGAAGTGGATGTGGCGGATGAAGATATACTTGCGGCTGATCTGACAGTGAATTCATTGAGCAGTGTAATGAAGACGGAAGTGGATGCAGCGGACAAAGCTAGAGTTAAAGAAGACGTATTTGAGCTGGATTTGCCAGCAACTACATTGAGAAGTGTGATAGTGGATGTGATGGATCATGATGGGACTGTACAAGAGACATTGAGAAGTGTgatagtagatgtgatggatgatgCGGCGGACAAAGCTAGAGTTGAAGAAGACGTATTTGAGCTGGATTTGTCAGGAAATATTTCAAGCAGTGCGACGACCGTGGAACTAGATGCGGTTGACGAAGTCGGGCCTGTTCAAGACACATTTGAGGCGACCTCATCAGGAAATGTTTCAAACAGTACAACGGTACGGGAAGTGGATGCAATTGATGAAGCTGGGAATGATCAAGACATATTTAGAGCAGATTTGTCAGGAAATGTTTTTTCAAGCATTACAACAGTGGAAGTGGGTGCAGTGGATGAAGCTGGGTCTATAAAAGACAGGTTTGAGACGGATTCGTCAGGAAATGTTTCAACAAGTGCGACGATGTGGGATGCAATTGATGAAACCGTGGCTGATCAAGAAACATTTGAGGCGGATTTGTCGGGAAATGCTTCAAGCTGCGCAACATACAGAGAAGTGGATGATGTGGTGGATGAAACTAGATCAGAAGAGGAAACATTTGCAATGGATTTGCTTGCAAGTGATTCAGGCCATGAGAAACATATGGCAGTGGATTATGTGGGTGAAGCTACCGATGAAGAAGAGATTTACCAACAGCAATATCCAGTACTGTCTCCATTCTCTATGTGGGACAAGGCTATTGCTAAAACAGGTGTAAGTTTGAATCCTGAGATGCGACTTGTCAGGGTTCAAGAACAAGACAAAGTAAATTTTAGTGATAAAAAAGACCTGTCAATTGATGATTTACCAGGCCAAAACCAATCGATCATTGGTTCCTATAAACAAGATAAATCAGTTGCTGATGTTGCGGAACCGACCCAATCAATTTTTGGTTCTAGTAAACAACACCGATCTATTGTTGCTTTCCCCAAACAAAACCAGTCAATTGTTGGTGTCCCTAAGCAAAAGCAGTCCATAGTTGGATTCCGTAGTCAGGATCTTTCGACTGTTAGTCTCCCTAAACAAAACGTACCAATTGTTGGTACGTCGAGAGAGGGTCAAACAAAGCATGTTCCTGTTGTTGATAGGCAGGATGCATTGTATGTGAATGGACTGGAAGCTAAGGAGGGAGATCACACATCCGAGAAAACCGATGAGGATGCGCTTCATGTAAATTTTAATGTTGACAATGTGTTGCAGAAGCATCAGGCAAATAGAACCCAAGCAATGGAAACGACAACTTGGAAGAAAGTTGATGAGGAACATCTTCACATAACTGAACATCAGATAGGTGGTGCCGAAGGACAGATGGTAGTTAACGAGGATGAGCTTTCTATAACTGAAATTGGAATGCGGAGAGGTGATAAAATTCAGCATGTGCTTTCTGAGGAAGAGCTTTCATGCTCTGAAGATGAAGTGCAGTTAATTGTGGATGATCGACAATATGAAGTTGATGAGACCTCTGTGTCCATTAACGTTGAACAAGATATCCAGGGGTCACCACAGGATGTTGTGGATCCACAAGCACTACGGGTGATGCTGCAAGAACTTGCTGAGAAAAATTATTCGATGAGGAACAAGCTGTTTGTTTTTCCAGAGGTAGTGAAAGCTGATTCAGTTATTGATCTTTATTTAAATCGTGACCTAACAGCTTTGGCGAATGAACCCGATGTCGTCATCAAAGGAGCATTCAATGGATGGAAATGGAGGCTTTTCACTGAAAGATTGCACAAGAGTGACCTTGGAGGGGTTTGGTGGTCTTGCAAACTGTACATACCCAAGGAGGCCTACAGATTAGACTTTGTGTTCTTCAACGGTCGCACTGTCTATGAGAACAATGGCAACAATGATTTCTGTATAGGAATAGAAGGCACTATGAATGAAGATCTGTTTGAGGATTTCTTGGTTAAAGAAAAGCAAAGGGAGCTTGAGAAACTTGCCATGGAAGAAGCTGAAAGGAGGACACAGACTGAAGAACAGCGGCGAAGGAAGGAAGCAAGGGCTGCAGATGAAGCTGTCAGGGCACAAGCGAAGGCCGAGATAGAGATCAAGAAGAAAAAATTGCAAAGTATGTTGAGTTTGGCCAGAACATGTGTTGATAATTTGTGGTACATAGAGGCTAGCACAGATACAAGAGGAGATACTATCAGGTTATATTATAACAGAAACTCGAGGCCACTTGCGCATAGTACTGAGATTTGGATGCATGGTGGTTACAACAATTGGACAGATGGACTCTCTATTGTTGAAAGCTTTGTCAAGTGCAATGACAAAGACGGCGATTGGTGGTATGCAGATG TTATTCCACCTGAAAAGGCACTTGTGTTGGACTGGGTTTTTGCTGATGGGCCAGCTGGGAATGCAAGGAACTATGACAACAATGCTCGACAAGATTTCCATGCTATTCTTCCGAACAACAATGTAACCGAGGAAGGCTTCTGGGCGCAAGAGGAGCAAAACATCTATACAAGGCTTCTGCAAGAAAGGAGAGAAAAGGAAGAAACCATGAAAAGAAAG GCTGAGAGAAGTGCAAATATCAAAGCTGAGATGAAGGCAAAAACTATGCGAAGGTTTCTGCTTTCCCAGAAACACATTGTTTATACCGAACCGCTTGAAATACGTGCCGGAACCACAGTGGATGTGCTATACAATCCCTCTAACACAGTGCTAAATGGAAAGTCGGAGGTTTGGTTTAGATGCTCCTTTAACCTTTGGATGCATCCAAGTGGAGCATTGCCACCCCAGAAGATGGTGAAATCAGGGGATGGGCCGCTCTTAAAAGCAACAG TTGATGTTCCACCGGATGCCTATATGATGGACTTTGTTTTCTCCGAGTGGGAAGAAGATGGGATCTATGACAACAGGAATGGGATGGACTATCATATTCCTGTTTCTGATTCAATTGAAACAGAGAATTACATGCGTATTATCCACATTGCTGTTGAGATGGCCCCCGTTGCAAAG GTTGGAGGTCTTGGGGATGTTGTTACAAGTCTTTCACGTGCCGTTCAAGATCTAGGACATACTGTCGAGGTTATTCTCCCGAAGTACGACTGTTTGAACCAAAGCAGT GTCAAGGATTTACATTTATATCAAAGTTTTTCTTGGGGTGGTACAGAAATAAAAGTATGGGTTGGACGAGTCGAAGACCTGACCGTTTACTTCCTGGAACCTCAAAATGG GATGTTTGGCGTTGGATGTGTATATGGAAGGAATGATGACCGCAGATTTGGGTTCTTCTGTCATTCTGCTCTAGAGTTTATCCTCCAGAATGAATTTTCTCCA CATATAATACATTGCCATGATTGGTCAAGTGCTCCGGTCGCCTGGCTATATAAGGAACACTATTCCCAATCCAGAATGGCAAGCACTCGGGTTGTATTTACCATCCACAATCTTGAATTTGGAGCACATTATATTGGTAAAGCAATGACATACTGTGATAAAGCCACAACT GTTTCTCCTACATATTCAAGGGACGTGGCAGGCCATGGTGCCATTGCTCCTCATCGTGAGAAATTCTACGGCATTCTCAATGGAATTGATCCAGATATCTGGGATCCGTACACTGACAATTTTATCCCG GTCCCTTATACTTGTGAGAATGTTGTCGAAGGCAAGAGAGCTGCAAAAAGGGCCTTGCAACAGAAGTTTGGATTACAGCAAACTGATGTCCCTATTGTCGGAATCATCACCCGTCTGACAGCCCAGAAGGGAATCCACCTCATCAAGCACGCAATTCACCGAACTCTCGAAAGCAACGGACAG GTGGTTTTGCTTGGTTCAGCTCCAGATCATCGAATACAAGGCGATTTTTGCAGATTGGCCGATGCTCTTCATGGTGTTTACCATGGTAGGGTGAAGCTTGTTCTAACCTATGATGAGCCTCTTTCTCACCTG ATATACGCTGGCTCGGACTTCATAATTGTTCCTTCAATCTTCGAACCCTGTGGCTTAACACAACTTGTTGCCATGCGTTATGGATCGATCCCTATAGTTCGGAAAACTGGAG GACTTCACGACACAGTCTTCGACGTAGACAATGATAAGGACCGGGCTCGGTCTCTTGGTCTTGAACCAAATGGGTTCAGTTTCGACGGAGCCGACAGCAACGGCGTGGATTATGCCCTCAACAG AGCAATCGGCGCTTGGTTCGATGCCCGTGATTGGTTCCACTCCCTGTGTAAGAGGGTCATGGAGCAAGACTGGTCGTGGAACCGGCCCGCACTGGACTACATTGAATTGTACCATGCCGCTCGAAAATTCTGA